Proteins co-encoded in one Arachis hypogaea cultivar Tifrunner chromosome 11, arahy.Tifrunner.gnm2.J5K5, whole genome shotgun sequence genomic window:
- the LOC140176072 gene encoding uncharacterized protein: MVITARIGTGLVKRILVDTGADSNIMFRNVFDALGLRDADLQTHQHGVVGLGDHFIKSNGIITLPTSLGQGQGRRTIMAEFVILRDSTSYNIILGRKTINDLGGVISTRMLVMKFITEEGSVGSVRGDLETAVACDNASLSLRKKSKEASGVFLADLDARVDDKPRPEPEGDLEKFRVGNSEEKFTFVNRNLPHELKEPLMEMIRTNGDLFAWTPADMPGIDSGLMSHHLAIRPEAKLVAQRRRKMSQERAEEVPGRRPASSKRGSSKSWTIRLDYRTWSW; the protein is encoded by the coding sequence ATGGTCATAACGGCCAGAATAGGAACCGGTCTCGTGAAGCGAATCCTTGTAGACACGGGGGcagactcgaacatcatgttccgcaatGTGTTCGATGCCTTAGGCCTAAGGGACGCTGACCTACAGACGCACCAGCACGGCGTTGTAGGGCTCGGCGACCATTTCATCAAATCAAATGGCATAATCACCCTACCAACCTCATTGGGACAAGGCCAAGGGAGAAGAACGATAATGGCCGAGTTCGTGATCCTACGAGACTCCACCTCTTACAACATCATCCTAGGGAGAAAGACAATTAACGACCTAGGAGGAGTCATTAGCACAAGGATGTTGGTAATGAAGTTCATAACTGAAGAAGGGTCAGTAGGGTCTGTGAGGGGAGACctggaaacggcagtcgcttgcgacaacgCCAGTCTCTCGTTAAGAAAAAAGTCTAAAGAGGCATCGGGAGTATTTCTCGCCGACCTGGATGCCAGAGTTGATGACAAACCCAGACCCGAACCCGAAGGAGACCTGGAAAAGTTTAGGGTCGGGAACTCGGAGGAAAAATTCACGTTCGTGAATAGGAACCTCCCCCATGAGTTGAAAGAACCTTTAATGGAAATGATCAGAACCAACGGCGATTTGTTCGCCTGGACACCTGCCGACATGCCGGGTATAGACTCTGGCCTCATGTCTCACCACCTAGCCATCAGACCGGAAGCCAAACTAGTGGCCCAAAGGAGGAGAAAAATGTCTCAAGAAAGGGCAGAGGAAGTgccaggcagacggccagcctcctcGAAGCGGGGTTCATCCAAGAGCTGGACTATTCGACTTGACTAtcgaacgtggtcctggtaa
- the LOC140176073 gene encoding uncharacterized protein gives MTWAIELSQYDLSYEPRHAIKAQAMADFLVEVTGNPTEVTDTRWKLHVDGASNQTSGGARIILESPAGVIYKQSVKFEFPVSNNQAEYEALLGGLVLAREVGATRLEVCSDSQVVTAQVNGSYQARDSLLQKYLERVKELSKQFEEVTVQHVPRERNTRADLLSKLASTKPGTGNRSLIQGITKEPAVALHLTKISPSWMDPITDFLENGKLPQDEKQAKAVRREAAKYTVIQDQLFKKGLSQPLLKCLHPYQTDYVLRKVHEGCCGHHIGGKALARKLIRAGYYWPTMMNDSKEFEVRRVSHRLGDKTEVLLGRTPQTNGKVESANKIILLGLKKHLDSKKGAWADELASVLWSY, from the exons atgacctgggccatcgaaTTGTCCCAATACGACTTAAGCTACGAACCCCGACATGCGATCAAGGCGCAAGCAATGGCAGACTTCCTGGTGGAAGTAACTGGGAACCCAACCGAAGTCACAgacacacggtggaagctccacgtagacggagcctccaaccagacgtCTGGGGGCGCCAGGATCATCCTAGAAAGCCCAGCCGGAGTCATCTACAAACAATCAGTTAAGTTCGAGTTCCCTGtatcgaacaaccaagcagaatacgaagccctccTGGGGGGCTTGGTTCTGGCTCGGGAAGTCGGAGCAACGAGGTTAGAAGTGTGCAGCGACTCACAGGTCGTCACCGCGCaggtaaatggaagctaccaagccagagactcGCTGCTGCAGAAATACTTAGAAAGGGTCAAGGAACTGAGCAAACAGTTTGAGGAAGTCACGGTCCAACACGTTCCGagggaaaggaacacacgggcagacctcctatccAAGCTGGCAAGCACAAAACCTGGAACCGGCAACCGCTCCCTCATTCAAGGCATCACAAAAGAGCCGGCAGTTGCCCTCCACCTGACCAAAATAAGCCCTTCCTGGATGGACCCCATCACTGACTTCTTGGAAAACGGCAAACTCCCTCAGGACGAGAAGCAAGCCAAAGCGGTAAGAAGGGAGGCCGCCAAATATACGGTCATACAGGATCAGctattcaaaaagggactcagccaaCCTTTGCTGAAGTGCCTGCATCCCTACCAGACGGACTACGTACTCAGAAAAGTCCATGAGGGGTGCTGCGGCCACCatatcgggggcaaagccctagctaggaagctcatccgagctggaTACTACTGGCCAACAATGATGAATGACTCCAAAGAGTTC GAAGTTCGCAGAGTTTCTCACCGGCTTGGGGATAAAACAGAAGTTCTCCTCGGTCGAACACCCCAAACGAACGGAAAAGTGGAGTCCGCAAATAAGATCATCTTACTAGGTCTCAAGAAGCATTTAGATAGCAAAAAAGGCGCATGGGCCGACGAGCTCGCCTCGGTTCTCTGGTCCTACTGA